A single window of Rhodamnia argentea isolate NSW1041297 chromosome 5, ASM2092103v1, whole genome shotgun sequence DNA harbors:
- the LOC115755216 gene encoding probable LRR receptor-like serine/threonine-protein kinase At3g47570: MPPRLKSGSLEEMGKQLFLVFNSALLWWWSSIAIPGACSQNQTDRLALASFRNAIHEDPFGVLSSWNDSTHHCEWQGVLCSKRHPGRVTSLVLRSQGLGGFLSPQIGNLSYLRVMILQNNSFRSEIPPQIGNLLRLRLLDLSNNSFDGPMPSNLSLCSNLETLNLIDNQLVGTIQSNLGSLPRLSRLGLTRNKLVGPIPQYFGNLSQLLVLSLAYNALNGEIPEELSRLERLGNFMLSFNELIGEIPPGIFNISSIYSFDVASNQLRGSFPSDIGITLPSLKFFTVANNSFTGTIPSSLTNATSLQSIALLLNNFHGPIPKNLGRLKGLGYIDLDANQLRDDLSFISSLANCSHLNRLSVESNLIDGSLPTSISNLSTSIQGIYLSMNQIQGTIPATLENLFKLSALTLGDNFLTGHIPDAIGALYSLKLLVISGNMLTGEIPSSIGNMTLLSLLHLQSNNFQGYIPQSLGNCKQLIGLNLSNNNLTGSVPVEILALSSLSIFLSLAHNNLSGSLPMQVGSLKNLAELDLSYNRLNGLIPVSISECLIVERLYLEANSFHGQISEALRPLRGLQELDLSNNNFSGPIPSFLAELSLLKYLNLSFNELEGQLPVGGVFLNASAVSISGNKELCGGVPSLKLPLCKLPTSNKSSTTKASTTKAIVIYVVAASSLCLALLFLSIFCYRKKKQTTTDASPSSSLDHQFLKISFKELLRATDRFSETNLIGKGRYGTVYKGILEGGATVAVKVLNLTRRGALRSFVSECQTLGTIRHRNLVKILSVCSSVDFNGNDFKALIYEFMANESLEEWLHPGIIERDDEHGESRNLRLVQRLNIAIDIATAIEYLHKGCSLAIVHGDLKPSNVLLDNDMVARVGDFGLAKIISTMSVEATGVQGQSSSTSTAVRGSIGYVPPEYGMGHKVSTQGDAYSYGILLLEMFTRKRPTEEAFGSHLNLHSFVRMALPDRMMDIIDLRLWNEAGDQKQEIKVRDCIISIFEVGVACSMESPPDRMDMTKAIRKLCSIKASYETRERMTGT; the protein is encoded by the exons ATGCCGCCGAGACTCAAGAGTGGGTCACTGGAGGAGATGGGAAAACAACTGTTTCTCGTGTTCAACTCTGCCCTCTTGTGGTGGTGGAGCTCAATTGCAATTCCCGGTGCTTGCTCGCAAAACCAAACCGACCGGCTTGCGTTAGCCTCCTTCAGAAATGCGATACACGAAGACCCATTTGGAGTCTTGAGCTCTTGGAATGATTCGACCCATCATTGTGAGTGGCAAGGTGTTTTGTGCAGCAAAAGACATCCTGGGAGGGTCACTTCCCTGGTCCTAAGATCACAAGGCTTGGGAGGCTTCCTATCTCCTCAAATAGGTAACCTCTCTTACTTGAGGGTCATGATTTTACAGAACAACAGCTTCCGCAGCGAAATCCCACCACAAATCGGGAACTTGCTTCGGCTCCGTCTTCTCGATCTTAGTAACAACTCATTTGACGGGCCGATGCCCTCAAATCTTTCCCTTTGCTCGAATCTCGAGACCCTGAATCTCATAGACAACCAGCTTGTGGGGACAATTCAATCCAATCTGGGTTCTTTACCAAGGCTCTCTCGCTTGGGCTTAACTCGTAATAAACTTGTAGGTCCCATCCCTCAGTACTTTGGAAACCTCTCTCAACTGCTAGTCCTCTCCCTGGCATACAATGCTTTGAACGGAGAAATACCCGAGGAACTGTCCAGACTCGAGAGGTTGGGAAATTTTATGCTATCATTTAATGAACTAATTGGGGAGATTCCACCAGGGATTTTTAACATCTCTAGCATTTATTCCTTCGATGTTGCTTCGAACCAGTTGCGTGGATCCTTCCCCTCTGATATCGGCATCACTCTTCCTTCTCTCAAATTCTTTACAGTAGCCAATAACTCGTTCACCGGAACTATTCCATCATCCTTAACAAATGCCACCAGCCTGCAGAGCATTGCCCTTCTCCTGAATAATTTCCATGGGCCAATACCGAAAAATTTGGGAAGGCTAAAGGGCCTCGGCTATATTGACTTGGATGCTAACCAGTTGCGGGATGACTTaagttttatttcttctttagcTAATTGTTCCCACTTAAACAGGCTCTCCGTAGAATCAAACTTGATTGACGGATCACTCCCGACATCCATCTCCAATCTCTCCACCAGCATTCAGGGAATTTATTTGTCAATGAATCAGATACAAGGAACTATTCCTGCAACCCTCGAAAATCTCTTCAAGTTGTCTGCCTTGACTTTAGGTGATAATTTTCTAACTGGTCACATTCCTGATGCCATCGGAGCACTTTACAGCTTGAAACTTCTTGTTATAAGTGGAAACATGCTTACTGGAGAGATCCCGTCTTCAATTGGTAACATGACCTTGTTATCTCTCCTTCACCTTCAATCCAACAATTTCCAGGGCTACATACCGCAAAGTCTGGGCAACTGCAAGCAACTAATCGGGCTCAATCTTTCAAATAATAACCTAACTGGCTCGGTTCCAGTCGAAATCTTGGCTCTTTCTTCCTTGTCGATCTTCCTCAGTTTAGCGCACAATAATTTAAGTGGATCTCTTCCGATGCAAGTTGGTTCTTTAAAGAATCTCGCTGAATTAGATCTGTCCTATAACAGATTGAACGGCTTGATTCCGGTGTCCATAAGCGAGTGCTTGATAGTGGAACGACTTTACTTAGAAGCTAATTCTTTTCATGGTCAAATCTCGGAAGCTTTACGTCCATTACGGGGTCTACAAGAGCTGGACCTttccaataataatttttctggTCCAATCCCGAGCTTTCTGGCAGAGCTCTCATTACTCAAGTACTTGAATTTGTCCTTCAATGAACTAGAAGGACAACTTCCTGTGGGCGGAGTTTTTCTTAATGCAAGTGCTGTATCGATTTCTGGGAATAAGGAGCTTTGtggaggtgttccgagtctgaAGCTTCCTCTTTGTAAATTGCCAACCTCAAACAAGTCTTCAACAACGAAGGCTTCAACAACGAAGGCCATAGTGATATATGTGGTAGCTGCCAGTTCATTATGTTTGGCTTTGTTGTTCTTGTCTATCTTTTGTTACCGCAAAAAGAAGCAGACAACAACCGATGCCTCGCCATCATCGTCCTTGGATCACCAATTCTTAAAGATTTCTTTTAAAGAACTCTTGAGAGCTACTGACAGATTCTCCGAAACAAACTTGATTGGTAAAGGAAGATACGGCACGGTTTATAAGGGAATTCTTGAAGGCGGTGCCACGGTGGCGGTGAAGGTGCTCAATTTAACACGAAGAGGTGCTTTGAGGAGCTTTGTCTCCGAATGTCAAACTCTAGGAACCATTAGACACCGAAACCTTGTGAAGATACTAAGCGTATGTTCGAGCGTGGACTTTAATGGCAATGATTTCAAAGCTCTGATATATGAGTTCATGGCTAATGAAAGTTTGGAGGAGTGGCTGCACCCTGGGATTATAGAACGAGATGATGAGCACGGCGAATCGAGAAATCTGAGGCTAGTGCAGAGGTTAAATATCGCCATCGATATAGCTACTGCAATTGAATATCTCCATAAGGGTTGTTCTCTTGCAATCGTCCATGGAGATCTGAAGCCAAGTAATGTGCTCCTGGACAATGACATGGTGGCTCGAGTTGGAGATTTCGGGCTTGCAAAGATCATTTCAACGATGTCTGTTGAAGCCACAGGAGTGCAGGGCCAGAGTAGCTCAACTTCAACTGCCGTTAGAGGATCCATTGGCTATGTGCCTCCCG AGTATGGCATGGGACACAAGGTTTCCACACAGGGGGATGCATATAGTTACGGCATTCTATTATTGGAGATGTTTACTAGGAAGAGACCTACTGAAGAGGCTTTTGGGAGCCATCTTAACCTTCATAGCTTTGTCCGAATGGCTCTTCCGGATCGGATGATGGACATCATAGACTTAAGGCTTTGGAATGAAGCTGGCGATCAAAAACAAGAGATCAAGGTGAGAGATTGCATAATCTCCATATTCGAAGTTGGAGTCGCATGTTCAATGGAATCACCGCCCGATCGGATGGACATGACCAAGGCGATCAGGAAATTATGCTCAATCAAGGCAAGTTACGAAACCAGAGAGAGGATGACAGGTACATAG
- the LOC115755191 gene encoding probable LRR receptor-like serine/threonine-protein kinase At3g47570, which produces MKNGFIVWTGQAGTVATISRIVIDRDRELAALTQPGTFRESRIEDDDVTDLIKNDPGVADMPALEDAVDDEFGIVIASPQPFPGKWEEGDLADSGVYDLDEFTPDYKEIRQDFEQHETFRPLTGDETISINLGDEENPKEIKIGANLSPEMSRHSVPIEIMGLSSLAIFFSLAHNNLSGSLPWKIGSLINLGKLDLSYNRLSGLLPASISGCVRLEWLHLEANSFHGQIPQALHLLRGLQELDLSNNNFSGPIPSFLAELSLLNYLNISFNELEGQVPKGGVFLNASAVSISGNKQLCGGVPGLMLPLCKLPSSNKSSTTTAIVISVVAGSLLCLASLFLSVFCYRKKKQTRGDDTTSSSLEQQFLRISYEVLLRATDRFSETNLIGQGRYGTVYKGILDDGATVAVKVLNLMQRGASRSFVSECRTLGTIRHRNLVKILSVCSSVDFRGNDFKALIYEFMANESLEEWLHPGTIEQDDDCGKSRNLRLVQRLNVAIDIATAIEYMHKGCSLAIVHGDLKPSNVLLDNDMVARVGDFGLAKIIATMSTEATGVQDQGSSTSTAVRGSIGYVPPEYGMGHKVSTLGDAYSYGILLLEMFTGKRPTEEAFGHHLNLHSFVQMALPDRMMDIVDLRLWKEAGDRQQEIKMRDCIISVFEVGVACSMESPPDRMDMTEAIRKLCSIKASYETRERMTGM; this is translated from the exons ATGAAGAACGGATTCATAGTTTGGACAGGTCAAGCCGGGACGGTGGCCACCATATCCCGGATCgtcattgatcgggatcgggagcttgcagccTTAACCCAACCCGGGACCTTTCGAGAGTCTCGGATAGAAGATGATGATGTGActgacttgatcaagaatgaccccgGGGTGGCAgatatgcccgccttggaagatgcagTGGATGATGAATTCGGAATCGTCATTGCCTCGCCCCAGCCTTTTCC GGGTAAATGGGAAGAGGGAGACCTAGCGGATTCCGGAGTATACGACTTGGACGAGTTTACTCCCGACTACAAGGAGATACGTCAAGACTTCGAGCAACACGAGACGTTTAGACCTCTAACTGGCGATGAgactatatcaatcaacttgggcGATGAGGAAAATCCTAAAGAGATTAAGATAGGGGCGAATCTTTCCCCGGAAAT gtcgcgacactcggTTCCAATCGAAATCATGGGTCTTTCTTCCTTGGCGATCTTCTTCAGTCTAGCGCATAATAATTTAAGTGGATCTCTTCCTTGGAAAATTGGCTCTTTAATAAATCTCGGCAAATTAGATCTGTCTTACAACAGATTGAGCGGCTTACTTCCGGCCTCCATTAGTGGGTGCGTGAGATTGGAATGGCTTCATTTAGAAGCTAATTCTTTTCATGGTCAAATCCCCCAAGCTTTACATCTATTACGGGGTCTACAAGAGCTGGATCTttccaataataatttttctggTCCAATCCCGAGCTTTCTTGCAGAGCTCTCACTTCTCAATTACTTGAATATATCCTTCAATGAACTAGAAGGACAAGTTCCAAAGGGCGGAGTTTTTCTTAATGCAAGTGCCGTATCTATTTCTGGAAATAAACAACTCTGTGGAGGTGTTCCTGGTCTAATGCTTCCTCTTTGTAAATTGCCAAGCTCAAACAAGTCTTCTACAACTACGGCCATAGTTATATCTGTGGTGGCTGGCAGTTTGTTATGTTTGGCTTCGTTGTTCCTGTCCGTCTTTTGTTACCGCAAAAAGAAGCAGACGAGAGGCGATGACACGACATCATCGTCCTTGGAGCAACAGTTCTTGAGGATTTCTTATGAAGTACTTCTAAGAGCTACTGACAGATTCTCCGAGACCAATTTGATTGGTCAAGGGAGATACGGCACGGTTTATAAAGGGATTCTTGACGACGGTGCCACGGTGGCAGTGAAGGTGCTCAATTTAATGCAAAGAGGTGCTTCGAGGAGTTTTGTCTCTGAATGTCGAACTCTAGGAACCATTAGACACCGAAACCTTGTGAAGATACTAAGCGTTTGTTCAAGCGTGGACTTTcgtggcaatgacttcaaagcTCTAATATATGAGTTCATGGCTAATGAAAGCTTGGAGGAGTGGCTGCACCCTGGGACTATAGAACAAGATGATGATTGTGGCAAATCGAGAAATCTGAGACTAGTGCAGAGGTTAAACGTAGCCATCGATATAGCTACTGCGATCGAATATATGCATAAGGGTTGTTCTTTAGCAATAGTCCATGGAGATTTGAAGCCAAGTAATGTGCTCTTGGACAATGACATGGTGGCTCGAGTTGGAGATTTTGGGCTTGCAAAGATCATTGCAACAATGTCTACCGAAGCCACAGGAGTGCAGGATCAGGGCAGTTCAACTTCAACTGCGGTCAGAGGATCCATTGGCTATGTGCCTCCCG AGTATGGCATGGGACACAAGGTTTCCACACTTGGGGATGCATACAGTTATGGCATTCTATTATTGGAGATGTTCACTGGGAAGAGACCCACTGAAGAGGCCTTTGGGCACCATCTTAACCTTCATAGCTTTGTCCAAATGGCTCTTCCAGATCGGATGATGGACATTGTAGACTTAAGGCTTTGGAAAGAAGCTGGCGATCGACAACAAGAGATCAAGATGAGAGATTGCATAATCTCCGTATTCGAAGTTGGAGTTGCATGTTCAATGGAATCACCGCCGGATCGGATGGACATGACTGAGGCGATCAGGAAATTATGCTCTATCAAGGCAAGTTATGAAACCAGGGAGAGGATGACAGGTATGTAG